From Candidatus Omnitrophota bacterium:
GGTACAGGTGGTTATAGGCAATACCATTATTGATGGTTCGGTAAGGAAATGCCTTGAGGGTTTGAGGGAGAAGCTTTCTACAGTAAGGATAAATTAAGATGGTTTTAAAACCCGAAGAAGTTACTTCAATAATTAAAAAAGAGTTGGAAAAATATAAGACTCGCCTGCGCACCGAGTCTATCGGTACAGTTATTCAGGTGGGGGATACGATTGCGCGTATTTACGGGCTGGATGATGTAATGATGGGGGAGTTAGTGCAATTTTCCGATAATATTATGGGTATGGTTTTAAACCTGGAGGAGGATAGTGTTGGGGTAGTGATTTTTGGCACGGATAATCCGGATAAAAATATCCGTGAAGGGGATATTGTTAAGCGCACAGGCAAGATCGTCCAAGTTCCTGTTGGGGAGGCTTTAGTCGGTAGAGTGGTGAATGCTTTAGGCAAGCCAATCGACGGTAAAGGCCAGATCAATACGCAGAAATTTCGGCCTCTGGAATCTAGCGCTCCCAATGTAGTAGAAAGGCAGCCGGTTAAGGAACCGTTACAGACAGGGATTAAGGCTGTTGATACTATGACTCCTATCGGCCGCGGCCAACGCGAACTAATTATCGGAGACCGGCAAACCGGAAAAACCGCGATTGCTATCGATACAATTATTAATCAAAAAGGCAAAGATGTTTATTGTATTTATTGCGCTATCGGCCAGAAATTATCCAGCGTGGTGGCAGTAAGCGAAGTTCTTAAAAAATACGGGGCAATGGAGTATACTACGATTGTTAGCGCTTCTAGCCGTGCTTCCGCGAGTTTACAATATTTGGCCCCATATGCTGCTTGTGCCATGGCTGAAGAGTTTATGTATACGGGAAAACATGTCTTAGTAATTTATGATGATCTCTCTAAACATGCCCAGGCTTATCGGCAGTTGTCATTACTTCTAAGGCGGCCGCCGGGAAGAGAAGCTTACCCGGGTGATATTTTCTATCTGCATTCGCGGCTGCTTGAACGCGCCGCAAAATTGAATGATGAATTAGGCGCCGGTTCCATTACCGCTATTCCCATTATCGAAACTCAGGCCGGAGATATTTCAAGTTATATCCCAACCAATGTGATTTCAATTACCGACGGCCAGATTTATCTGGAAAGCGATTTATTTTATGCCGGTGTACGTCCTGCGGTAAATGTGGGTCTATCAGTTTCGCGCGTGGGAGGCAAGGCGCAGAGTAAGGTTATGCGCCAGGTGGCTTCGAAACTCAGGCTTGATCTTGCGCAGTACCGGGAGCTAGTAACCTTTACGCAATTTGGCACTGACTTGGATAAAACTACACGCGCT
This genomic window contains:
- the atpA gene encoding F0F1 ATP synthase subunit alpha, translating into MVLKPEEVTSIIKKELEKYKTRLRTESIGTVIQVGDTIARIYGLDDVMMGELVQFSDNIMGMVLNLEEDSVGVVIFGTDNPDKNIREGDIVKRTGKIVQVPVGEALVGRVVNALGKPIDGKGQINTQKFRPLESSAPNVVERQPVKEPLQTGIKAVDTMTPIGRGQRELIIGDRQTGKTAIAIDTIINQKGKDVYCIYCAIGQKLSSVVAVSEVLKKYGAMEYTTIVSASSRASASLQYLAPYAACAMAEEFMYTGKHVLVIYDDLSKHAQAYRQLSLLLRRPPGREAYPGDIFYLHSRLLERAAKLNDELGAGSITAIPIIETQAGDISSYIPTNVISITDGQIYLESDLFYAGVRPAVNVGLSVSRVGGKAQSKVMRQVASKLRLDLAQYRELVTFTQFGTDLDKTTRAQLTRGERMVEALKQSQYEPLSTAKQIIIIYAGTNGYLDGLPAKTVKRFESQLYKFIDEKYSGILAEIDSKNDLDASLKSKLDSLITDFKQTFSTNP